From the Vulpes lagopus strain Blue_001 chromosome 22, ASM1834538v1, whole genome shotgun sequence genome, one window contains:
- the OBSL1 gene encoding obscurin-like protein 1 isoform X2, whose translation MKAGSGDQGSPPCFLRFPRPVRVVSGAEAELKCVVLGEPPPTVVWEKGGRPLAASERLSFPADGAEHGLLLSGARPADAGVYVCRARNAAGEAYAAAALTVLQPPEPAPPAPAPPAARPLQPPGAGDGAGAGEGAPVFLEGPRSQWVLRGAQVELACQVGGLPAPALHWEKDGMALDEVWDSGHFTLEPRGAQGARGAGLTLRILAARLPDSGVYVCHARNAHGHAQAGALLQVHQPPESPPQDPDDAPKPVLEPLRCAPKTFWVNEGKHAKFRCYVMGKPEPEIEWHWEGRPLLSDRRRLMYRDRDGGFVLKVLYCQAKDRGLYVCAARNSAGQTLSAVQLHVKEPRLRFTRPLQDVEGREHGIAVLECKVPNSRIPTAWFREDQRLLPCRKYEQIEEGTVRRLIIHRLKADDDGVYLCEMRGRVRTVANVTVKGPILKRLPRKLDVLEGENAVLLVETQEAGVEGRWSRDGEDLPTTCQSSSGHMHALVLPGVTREDAGEVTFSLGNSRTTTLLRVKCVKHSPPGPPVLAEMFKGHKNTVLLTWKPPEPAPETPFIYRLERQEVGSEDWIQCFSIEKAGAVEVPGDCVPSEGDYRFRVCTVSEHGRSPHVVFHGSAHLVPTARLVAGLEDVQVYDGEDAVFSLDLSTIIQGTWFLNGEELKSHEPEGQVEPGALRYQIEQKGLQHRLLLRAVQHQHSGALVGFSCPGVQDSAALTIQESPVHILSPQDKVALTFTTSERVVLTCELSRVDFPARWYKDGQELEPSESLVVKMEGRKHRLILPAAEVQDSGEFECRTEGVSAFFSVTVRDPPVHILDPREHVFVHAITSECVMLTCEVDREDAPVRWYKDGQEVEESDFVVLEKEGPHHRLVLPAAQPPDGGEFQCVAGDERAYFTVTITDVSSWIVYPSGKVYVAAVRLERVVLTCELCRPWAEVRWTKDGEEVVESPALLLQKEDTVRRLVLPAVQLEDSGEYLCEIDDESASFTVTVTEPPVRIIYPRDEVTLIAVSLECVVLTCELSREDAPVRWYKDGLEVEESEALVLESDGPHRRLVLPAAQPEQGGEFVCDAGDDSAFFTVTVTAPPARIVHPAARSLDLQFRAPGRVELRCEVAPAGSQVRWYKDGLEVEASDTLQLGAEGPARTLTLPHAQPEDAGEYVCETRDEAVTFNVSLAEPPVQFLAPDAAPAPLCVAPGEPVVLSCELSRAGALVFWSHNGRPVQEGEGLELRAEGPRRILCIPAADLTHAGLYTCQSGSAPEAPSLNFTVQVAEPPLARLVSELTPLTVHEGDDATFRCEVSPPDADVTWLRNGTVVTPGPQLEIAQNGSSRTLTVRGCQLDDAGTVTARAGGTATSARLHVRETELLFLRRLQDVRAEEGQDVCLQVETGRVGAAGAVRWVRGGEPLPRDSRMSVAQDGHVCSLFIHGVVLADQGTYGCESRHDRTLARLSVRPKQLRVLRPLEDVTIVEGGSATFQLELSQEGVTGEWARGGVRLQPGPKCHMHAESHTHRLVLSGLGLADSGCISFTADSLRCAARLTVREAPVTIVRGPQDLEVTEGDTATLECELSQALADVTWEKDGRPLTPSPRLRLQALGTRRLLQLRRCGPLDAGTYSCAVGAARAGPVRLLVRERSVSVLSGLRPVRAREGDSATFECTVSEVEAAGSWELGGRPLRPGGHVRIRQEGRKHILVLSELRPEDAGEVRFQAGPAQSVAQLEVEALPLQMCRRPPREKTVLVGRRAVLEVTVSRSGGHVCWMREGVELCPGDKYELRSHGPTHSLVIHDVRPEDQGTYCCQAGRDSAHTRLLVEGS comes from the exons ATGAAGGCGGGCTCGGGGGACCAGGGCAGCCCCCCGTGCTTCCTGCGCTTCCCGCGGCCCGTGCGGGTGGTGAGTGGCGCCGAGGCCGAGCTCAAGTGCGTGGTCCTGGGGGAGCCGCCGCCCACCGTGGTGTGGGAGAAGGGGGGGCGGCCGCTGGCGGCCTCCGAGCGCCTGAGCTTCCCGGCCGACGGCGCCGAGCACGGGCTGCTGCTGAGCGGCGCGCGGCCCGCGGACGCGGGGGTCTACGTGTGCCGCGCCCGCAACGCGGCCGGGGAGGCCTACGCGGCGGCCGCGCTCACCGTGCTGCAGCCGCCCGAgcccgcgcccccagcccccgccccgcccgccgcgcgcccgcTGCAGCCCCCCGGGGCGGGGgatggggccggggccggggagggcgcCCCGGTGTTCCTGGAGGGGCCCCGCTCCCAGTGGGTGCTGCGCGGCGCGCAGGTGGAGCTGGCCTGCCAGGTGGGGGGCCTCCCCGCGCCCGCGCTCCACTGGGAGAAGGACGGGATGGCCCTGGACGAGGTGTGGGACAGCGGCCACTTCACGCTCGAACCCCGCGGCGCCCAGGGCGCCCGGGGCGCGGGCCTGACCCTGCGCATCCTGGCGGCGCGGCTGCCCGACTCGGGCGTGTACGTGTGCCACGCGCGCAATGCCCACGGCCACGCGCAGGCGGGCGCGCTGCTGCAGGTGCACCAGCCCCCCGAGAGCCCGCCCCAGGACCCCGACGACGCGCCCAAGCCCGTGCTGGAGCCGCTCAGGTGCGCGCCCAAGACCTTCTGGGTCAACGAGGGCAAGCACGCCAAGTTCCGCTGCTACGTGATGGGCAAGCCCGAGCCCGAGATCGAGTGGCACTGGGAGGGCCGCCCGCTGCTCTCCGACCGCCGCCGCCTCATGTACCGCGACCGCGACGGCGGCTTCGTGCTCAAGGTGCTCTACTGCCAGGCCAAGGACCGCGGGCTCTACGTGTGCGCCGCGCGCAACTCGGCGGGCCAGACGCTCAGCGCCGTGCAGCTGCACGTGAAAG AGCCCCGCCTCCGCTTCACCAGACCCCTGCAGGATGTGGAAGGCCGCGAGCACGGCATTGCCGTGCTGGAGTGTAAAGTGCCCAACTCTCGCATTCCCACGGCCTGGTTCCGAGAGGACCAGCGGCTGCTGCCCTGCCGCAAGTACGAGCAGATCGAGGAGGGCACTGTCCGGCGCCTCATCATCcacaggctgaaggcagacgacGACGGGGTCTACCTGTGTGAGATGCGGGGCCGGGTGCGCACCGTGGCCAACGTGACAGTCAAAG GGCCCATCCTGAAGCGGCTGCCCCGAAAGCTGGACGTCCTGGAGGGAGAGAATGCGGTGCTGCTGGTGGAGACCCAAGAAGCTGGGGTTGAAGGGCGCTGGAGCCGCGATGGGGAGGACCTGCCGACCACCTGCCAGAGCAGCTCTGGCCACATGCATGCCCTGGTCCTTCCAGGGGTCACCCGAGAAGATGCTGGCGAGGTCACCTTTAGCCTGGGCAACTCCCGTACCACCACCCTGCTCAGAGTCAAAT GTGTCAAGCACAGTCCCCCCGGGCCCCCCGTGTTGGCGGAGATGTTCAAGGGCCATAAGAACACGGTCCTGCTGACCTGGAAGCCTCCCGAGCCTGCTCCGGAGACCCCCTTCATCTACCGGCTGGAGCGACAGGAGGTGGGCTCCGAAGACTGGATCCAGTGCTTCAGCATTGAGAAAGCCGGAGCCGTGGAGGTCCCCGGAGACTGTGTGCCATCGGAGGGCGACTACCGCTTCCGCGTCTGCACGGTCAGCGAACACGGCCGCAGCCCCCACGTCGTGTTCCATGGGTCCGCCCACCTTG TGCCCACAGCTCGCCTGGTGGCAGGTCTGGAGGATGTCCAGGTCTACGACGGGGAAGATGCTGTCTTCTCCCTGGATCTTTCCACCATCATCCAGGGCACCTGGTTCCTTAACGGGGAAGAGCTCAAGAGTCACGAGCCAGAGGGCCAGGTGGAGCCCGGGGCCCTGCGGTACCAGATCGAGCAGAAGGGCCTACAGCACAGACTCCTCCTGCGGGCCGTCCAGCACCAGCACAGCGGGGCCCTGGTTGGCTTCAGCTGCCCGGGCGTACAGGACTCAGCCGCCCTCACCATCCAAG AGAGCCCGGTGCACATCCTGAGCCCCCAGGACAAGGTAGCGCTGACCTTCACGACCTCGGAGCGGGTGGTGCTGACCTGCGAGCTCTCCCGGGTGGACTTCCCCGCACGCTGGTACAAGGATGGGCAGGAGCTAGAGCCGAGCGAATCGCTGGTGGTGAAGATGGAGGGGCGCAAACACCGCCTGATCCTGCCGGCCGCCGAGGTCCAGGACAGCGGCGAGTTTGAGTGCAGGACGGAAGGGGTCTCGGCCTTCTTCAGTGTCACTGTCCGAG aCCCCCCGGTGCATATCCTGGACCCCAGGGAGCACGTGTTCGTGCACGCCATAACCTCGGAGTGTGTCATGCTGACCTGTGAGGTGGACCGAGAGGATGCGCCCGTGCGCTGGTACAAGGACgggcaggaggtggaggagagtGACTTCGTGGTGCTGGAGAAGGAAGGGCCCCACCACCGTCTGGTGCTGCCTGCCGCCCAGCCCCCGGATGGGGGCGAATTTCAGTGTGTCGCTGGAGACGAGCGCGCCTACTTCACAGTCACCATCACAG ATGTCTCCTCGTGGATCGTGTACCCCAGCGGCAAGGTGTACGTGGCCGCAGTGCGCCTGGAGCGCGTGGTGCTCACCTGTGAGCTGTGCCGGCCGTGGGCCGAGGTGCGCTGGACCAAGGACGGGGAAGAGGTGGTGGAAAGTCCTGCGCTGCTGCTGCAGAAGGAGGACACCGTCCGCCGCCTGGTGTTGCCCGCTGTCCAGCTTGAGGACTCCGGCGAGTACTTGTGTGAAATCGATGACGAGTCGGCCTCCTTCACCGTTACAGTCACAG AGCCCCCCGTGCGCATCATATACCCCCGGGATGAGGTGACTTTGATCGCCGTGAGCTTGGAGTGCGTGGTGCTGACATGTGAGCTGTCTCGGGAGGATGCCCCCGTGCGCTGGTACAAGGACGGGCTGGAGGTGGAGGAGAGTGAGGCCCTGGTGCTGGAGAGTGATGGGCCACACCGCCGCCTGGTGCTGCCCGCGGCCCAACCGGAGCAGGGGGGCGAGTTCGTGTGTGACGCCGGAGATGACTCTGCCTTCTTCACTGTCACCGTCACAG CCCCGCCAGCGAGGATCGTGCACCCGGCAGCCCGCTCCCTGGACCTGCAGTTCAGGGCTCCGGGGCGCGTGGAGCTGCGCTGCGAGGTGGCCCCTGCCGGGTCCCAGGTGCGTTGGTACAAAGATGGGCTGGAGGTGGAAGCGTCCGACACGCTGCAGCTGGGAGCCGAGGGGCCTGCTCGCACCCTGACCCTGCCCCACGCCCAGCCTGAGGACGCCGGGGAGTATGTGTGTGAGACGCGTGATGAAGCCGTCACCTTCAATGTCAGCCTGGCTG AGCCCCCAGTCCAGTTCCTTGCCCCAGAcgcagcccctgcccccctctgTGTGGCCCCCGGGGAGCCGGTGGTGCTGAGCTGTGAACTCTCCCGGGCTGGCGCCCTCGTCTTCTGGAGCCACAACGGGAGGCCAGTGCAGGAGGGCGAGGGCCTGGAGCTCCGTGCCGAGGGCCCCCGCCGCATCCTCTGCATCCCGGCTGCAGACCTGACCCACGCAGGCCTCTATACCTGCCAGTCCGGGTCAGCCCCGGAGGCCCCCAGCCTCAACTTCACTGTCCAAGTGGCTG AGCCTCCGCTGGCCAGGCTGGTCTCAGAGCTGACACCACTAACCGTCCACGAGGGTGACGATGCCACGTTCCGGTGTGAGGTCTCCCCACCAGACGCCGATGTCACCTGGCTACGCAATGGGACCGTCGTCACTCCAGGGCCCCAGCTAGAGATAGCGCAGAACGGTTCCAGCCGCACGCTGACCGTGCGGGGCTGCCAGCTGGACGACGCCGGCACCGTGACTGCCCGTGCAGGGGGCACGGCCACCAGCGCCCGGCTCCACGTTCGAG aaacgGAGCTGCTGTTCCTGCGGCGCCTGCAGGATGTGCGGGCGGAGGAAGGCCAGGACGTGTGCCTCCAGGTGGAGACAGGTCGAGTGGGCGCAGCAGGGGCCGTGCGCTGGGTGCGAGGTGGGGAGCCCTTGCCCCGCGACTCTCGCATGTCCGTGGCCCAGGATGGCCACGTCTGCAGCCTCTTCATCCACGGCGTCGTGCTGGCCGACCAGGGCACCTACGGCTGTGAGAGCCGCCACGATCGCACCCTGGCCAGGCTCAGCGTGAGGC CAAAGCAGCTGAGGGTGCTACGGCCTCTGGAGGATGTGACCATCGTTGAGGGGGGTAGTGCCACCTTCCAGCTGGAGCTGTCCCAGGAGGGTGTGACTGGGGAGTGGGCCCGGGGTGGAGTCCGGCTGCAGCCGGGCCCCAAGTGCCACATGCATGCAGAGAGCCACACTCACCGCCTGGTACTCAGTGGCCTGGGCCTGGCCGACTCGGGCTGCATCTCCTTCACGGCGGATTCCCTGCGCTGTGCGGCCAGACTCACTGTGAGAG AGGCCCCAGTGACCATTGTGAGGGGGCCACAGGACCTAGAGGTGACCGAGGGAGACACAGCTACATTGGAGTGCGAGCTTTCCCAGGCCTTGGCCGATGTCACCTGGGAGAAG GACGGGCGCCCGCTCACGCCCAGCCCCCGGCTCAGGCTCCAGGCCCTCGGCACGCGTCGCCTGCTCCAGCTGCGGCGCTGCGGCCCCTTGGACGCCGGCACCTACAGCTGTGCGGTGGGGGCGGCTCGCGCCGGGCCGGTCCGCCTGCTCGTGCGCG agcgcAGCGTGTCGGTGCTCTCCGGGCTCCGGCCGGTGCGCGCCCGCGAGGGGGACAGCGCCACGTTCGAGTGCACCGTGTCGGAGGTGGAGGCCGCGGGGAGCTGGGAGCTCGGAGGCCGTCCGCTGAGGCCCGGAGGCCACGTCCGCATCCGACAGGAAG GGAGGAAACATATTCTGGTGCTGAGCGAGCTGCGCCCGGAGGACGCCGGTGAGGTCCGCTTCCAGGCGGGACCCGCCCAGTCCGTGGCTCAGCTGGAGGTGGAGG ccctgcctctccaAATGTGCCGCCGCCCCCCTCGAGAGAAGACCGTTCTGGTGGGCCGCAGGGCGGTGCTGGAGGTGACCGTGTCCCGCTCGGGGGGCCACGTGTGCTGGATGCGGGAGGGGGTCGAGCTGTGCCCCGGAGACAAGTATGAGCTGCGCAGCCACGGCCCCACCCACAGCCTGGTCATCCATGACGTGCGACCTGAGGACCAGGGCACCTACTGCTGCCAGGCCGGCCGGGACAGCGCCCACACTCGTCTGCTGGTAGAGG GTAGCTAG
- the OBSL1 gene encoding obscurin-like protein 1 isoform X1, with amino-acid sequence MKAGSGDQGSPPCFLRFPRPVRVVSGAEAELKCVVLGEPPPTVVWEKGGRPLAASERLSFPADGAEHGLLLSGARPADAGVYVCRARNAAGEAYAAAALTVLQPPEPAPPAPAPPAARPLQPPGAGDGAGAGEGAPVFLEGPRSQWVLRGAQVELACQVGGLPAPALHWEKDGMALDEVWDSGHFTLEPRGAQGARGAGLTLRILAARLPDSGVYVCHARNAHGHAQAGALLQVHQPPESPPQDPDDAPKPVLEPLRCAPKTFWVNEGKHAKFRCYVMGKPEPEIEWHWEGRPLLSDRRRLMYRDRDGGFVLKVLYCQAKDRGLYVCAARNSAGQTLSAVQLHVKEPRLRFTRPLQDVEGREHGIAVLECKVPNSRIPTAWFREDQRLLPCRKYEQIEEGTVRRLIIHRLKADDDGVYLCEMRGRVRTVANVTVKGPILKRLPRKLDVLEGENAVLLVETQEAGVEGRWSRDGEDLPTTCQSSSGHMHALVLPGVTREDAGEVTFSLGNSRTTTLLRVKCVKHSPPGPPVLAEMFKGHKNTVLLTWKPPEPAPETPFIYRLERQEVGSEDWIQCFSIEKAGAVEVPGDCVPSEGDYRFRVCTVSEHGRSPHVVFHGSAHLVPTARLVAGLEDVQVYDGEDAVFSLDLSTIIQGTWFLNGEELKSHEPEGQVEPGALRYQIEQKGLQHRLLLRAVQHQHSGALVGFSCPGVQDSAALTIQESPVHILSPQDKVALTFTTSERVVLTCELSRVDFPARWYKDGQELEPSESLVVKMEGRKHRLILPAAEVQDSGEFECRTEGVSAFFSVTVRDPPVHILDPREHVFVHAITSECVMLTCEVDREDAPVRWYKDGQEVEESDFVVLEKEGPHHRLVLPAAQPPDGGEFQCVAGDERAYFTVTITDVSSWIVYPSGKVYVAAVRLERVVLTCELCRPWAEVRWTKDGEEVVESPALLLQKEDTVRRLVLPAVQLEDSGEYLCEIDDESASFTVTVTEPPVRIIYPRDEVTLIAVSLECVVLTCELSREDAPVRWYKDGLEVEESEALVLESDGPHRRLVLPAAQPEQGGEFVCDAGDDSAFFTVTVTAPPARIVHPAARSLDLQFRAPGRVELRCEVAPAGSQVRWYKDGLEVEASDTLQLGAEGPARTLTLPHAQPEDAGEYVCETRDEAVTFNVSLAEPPVQFLAPDAAPAPLCVAPGEPVVLSCELSRAGALVFWSHNGRPVQEGEGLELRAEGPRRILCIPAADLTHAGLYTCQSGSAPEAPSLNFTVQVAEPPVRIVAPEAAQTRVRSTPGGDLELVVHLSGPGGPTRWYKDGERLASQGRVQLEQAGARQVLRVRGARSGDAGEYLCDTPQDSRIFLVSVEEPPLARLVSELTPLTVHEGDDATFRCEVSPPDADVTWLRNGTVVTPGPQLEIAQNGSSRTLTVRGCQLDDAGTVTARAGGTATSARLHVRETELLFLRRLQDVRAEEGQDVCLQVETGRVGAAGAVRWVRGGEPLPRDSRMSVAQDGHVCSLFIHGVVLADQGTYGCESRHDRTLARLSVRPKQLRVLRPLEDVTIVEGGSATFQLELSQEGVTGEWARGGVRLQPGPKCHMHAESHTHRLVLSGLGLADSGCISFTADSLRCAARLTVREAPVTIVRGPQDLEVTEGDTATLECELSQALADVTWEKDGRPLTPSPRLRLQALGTRRLLQLRRCGPLDAGTYSCAVGAARAGPVRLLVRERSVSVLSGLRPVRAREGDSATFECTVSEVEAAGSWELGGRPLRPGGHVRIRQEGRKHILVLSELRPEDAGEVRFQAGPAQSVAQLEVEALPLQMCRRPPREKTVLVGRRAVLEVTVSRSGGHVCWMREGVELCPGDKYELRSHGPTHSLVIHDVRPEDQGTYCCQAGRDSAHTRLLVEGS; translated from the exons ATGAAGGCGGGCTCGGGGGACCAGGGCAGCCCCCCGTGCTTCCTGCGCTTCCCGCGGCCCGTGCGGGTGGTGAGTGGCGCCGAGGCCGAGCTCAAGTGCGTGGTCCTGGGGGAGCCGCCGCCCACCGTGGTGTGGGAGAAGGGGGGGCGGCCGCTGGCGGCCTCCGAGCGCCTGAGCTTCCCGGCCGACGGCGCCGAGCACGGGCTGCTGCTGAGCGGCGCGCGGCCCGCGGACGCGGGGGTCTACGTGTGCCGCGCCCGCAACGCGGCCGGGGAGGCCTACGCGGCGGCCGCGCTCACCGTGCTGCAGCCGCCCGAgcccgcgcccccagcccccgccccgcccgccgcgcgcccgcTGCAGCCCCCCGGGGCGGGGgatggggccggggccggggagggcgcCCCGGTGTTCCTGGAGGGGCCCCGCTCCCAGTGGGTGCTGCGCGGCGCGCAGGTGGAGCTGGCCTGCCAGGTGGGGGGCCTCCCCGCGCCCGCGCTCCACTGGGAGAAGGACGGGATGGCCCTGGACGAGGTGTGGGACAGCGGCCACTTCACGCTCGAACCCCGCGGCGCCCAGGGCGCCCGGGGCGCGGGCCTGACCCTGCGCATCCTGGCGGCGCGGCTGCCCGACTCGGGCGTGTACGTGTGCCACGCGCGCAATGCCCACGGCCACGCGCAGGCGGGCGCGCTGCTGCAGGTGCACCAGCCCCCCGAGAGCCCGCCCCAGGACCCCGACGACGCGCCCAAGCCCGTGCTGGAGCCGCTCAGGTGCGCGCCCAAGACCTTCTGGGTCAACGAGGGCAAGCACGCCAAGTTCCGCTGCTACGTGATGGGCAAGCCCGAGCCCGAGATCGAGTGGCACTGGGAGGGCCGCCCGCTGCTCTCCGACCGCCGCCGCCTCATGTACCGCGACCGCGACGGCGGCTTCGTGCTCAAGGTGCTCTACTGCCAGGCCAAGGACCGCGGGCTCTACGTGTGCGCCGCGCGCAACTCGGCGGGCCAGACGCTCAGCGCCGTGCAGCTGCACGTGAAAG AGCCCCGCCTCCGCTTCACCAGACCCCTGCAGGATGTGGAAGGCCGCGAGCACGGCATTGCCGTGCTGGAGTGTAAAGTGCCCAACTCTCGCATTCCCACGGCCTGGTTCCGAGAGGACCAGCGGCTGCTGCCCTGCCGCAAGTACGAGCAGATCGAGGAGGGCACTGTCCGGCGCCTCATCATCcacaggctgaaggcagacgacGACGGGGTCTACCTGTGTGAGATGCGGGGCCGGGTGCGCACCGTGGCCAACGTGACAGTCAAAG GGCCCATCCTGAAGCGGCTGCCCCGAAAGCTGGACGTCCTGGAGGGAGAGAATGCGGTGCTGCTGGTGGAGACCCAAGAAGCTGGGGTTGAAGGGCGCTGGAGCCGCGATGGGGAGGACCTGCCGACCACCTGCCAGAGCAGCTCTGGCCACATGCATGCCCTGGTCCTTCCAGGGGTCACCCGAGAAGATGCTGGCGAGGTCACCTTTAGCCTGGGCAACTCCCGTACCACCACCCTGCTCAGAGTCAAAT GTGTCAAGCACAGTCCCCCCGGGCCCCCCGTGTTGGCGGAGATGTTCAAGGGCCATAAGAACACGGTCCTGCTGACCTGGAAGCCTCCCGAGCCTGCTCCGGAGACCCCCTTCATCTACCGGCTGGAGCGACAGGAGGTGGGCTCCGAAGACTGGATCCAGTGCTTCAGCATTGAGAAAGCCGGAGCCGTGGAGGTCCCCGGAGACTGTGTGCCATCGGAGGGCGACTACCGCTTCCGCGTCTGCACGGTCAGCGAACACGGCCGCAGCCCCCACGTCGTGTTCCATGGGTCCGCCCACCTTG TGCCCACAGCTCGCCTGGTGGCAGGTCTGGAGGATGTCCAGGTCTACGACGGGGAAGATGCTGTCTTCTCCCTGGATCTTTCCACCATCATCCAGGGCACCTGGTTCCTTAACGGGGAAGAGCTCAAGAGTCACGAGCCAGAGGGCCAGGTGGAGCCCGGGGCCCTGCGGTACCAGATCGAGCAGAAGGGCCTACAGCACAGACTCCTCCTGCGGGCCGTCCAGCACCAGCACAGCGGGGCCCTGGTTGGCTTCAGCTGCCCGGGCGTACAGGACTCAGCCGCCCTCACCATCCAAG AGAGCCCGGTGCACATCCTGAGCCCCCAGGACAAGGTAGCGCTGACCTTCACGACCTCGGAGCGGGTGGTGCTGACCTGCGAGCTCTCCCGGGTGGACTTCCCCGCACGCTGGTACAAGGATGGGCAGGAGCTAGAGCCGAGCGAATCGCTGGTGGTGAAGATGGAGGGGCGCAAACACCGCCTGATCCTGCCGGCCGCCGAGGTCCAGGACAGCGGCGAGTTTGAGTGCAGGACGGAAGGGGTCTCGGCCTTCTTCAGTGTCACTGTCCGAG aCCCCCCGGTGCATATCCTGGACCCCAGGGAGCACGTGTTCGTGCACGCCATAACCTCGGAGTGTGTCATGCTGACCTGTGAGGTGGACCGAGAGGATGCGCCCGTGCGCTGGTACAAGGACgggcaggaggtggaggagagtGACTTCGTGGTGCTGGAGAAGGAAGGGCCCCACCACCGTCTGGTGCTGCCTGCCGCCCAGCCCCCGGATGGGGGCGAATTTCAGTGTGTCGCTGGAGACGAGCGCGCCTACTTCACAGTCACCATCACAG ATGTCTCCTCGTGGATCGTGTACCCCAGCGGCAAGGTGTACGTGGCCGCAGTGCGCCTGGAGCGCGTGGTGCTCACCTGTGAGCTGTGCCGGCCGTGGGCCGAGGTGCGCTGGACCAAGGACGGGGAAGAGGTGGTGGAAAGTCCTGCGCTGCTGCTGCAGAAGGAGGACACCGTCCGCCGCCTGGTGTTGCCCGCTGTCCAGCTTGAGGACTCCGGCGAGTACTTGTGTGAAATCGATGACGAGTCGGCCTCCTTCACCGTTACAGTCACAG AGCCCCCCGTGCGCATCATATACCCCCGGGATGAGGTGACTTTGATCGCCGTGAGCTTGGAGTGCGTGGTGCTGACATGTGAGCTGTCTCGGGAGGATGCCCCCGTGCGCTGGTACAAGGACGGGCTGGAGGTGGAGGAGAGTGAGGCCCTGGTGCTGGAGAGTGATGGGCCACACCGCCGCCTGGTGCTGCCCGCGGCCCAACCGGAGCAGGGGGGCGAGTTCGTGTGTGACGCCGGAGATGACTCTGCCTTCTTCACTGTCACCGTCACAG CCCCGCCAGCGAGGATCGTGCACCCGGCAGCCCGCTCCCTGGACCTGCAGTTCAGGGCTCCGGGGCGCGTGGAGCTGCGCTGCGAGGTGGCCCCTGCCGGGTCCCAGGTGCGTTGGTACAAAGATGGGCTGGAGGTGGAAGCGTCCGACACGCTGCAGCTGGGAGCCGAGGGGCCTGCTCGCACCCTGACCCTGCCCCACGCCCAGCCTGAGGACGCCGGGGAGTATGTGTGTGAGACGCGTGATGAAGCCGTCACCTTCAATGTCAGCCTGGCTG AGCCCCCAGTCCAGTTCCTTGCCCCAGAcgcagcccctgcccccctctgTGTGGCCCCCGGGGAGCCGGTGGTGCTGAGCTGTGAACTCTCCCGGGCTGGCGCCCTCGTCTTCTGGAGCCACAACGGGAGGCCAGTGCAGGAGGGCGAGGGCCTGGAGCTCCGTGCCGAGGGCCCCCGCCGCATCCTCTGCATCCCGGCTGCAGACCTGACCCACGCAGGCCTCTATACCTGCCAGTCCGGGTCAGCCCCGGAGGCCCCCAGCCTCAACTTCACTGTCCAAGTGGCTG AGCCCCCCGTGCGCATAGTGGCCCCCGAGGCAGCCCAGACGAGGGTTCGCAGCACCCCAGGCGGGGACCTGGAGCTGGTGGTGCACCTCTCCGGGCCGGGGGGCCCCACACGCTGGTACAAGGATGGGGAGCGACTGGCAAGCCAGGGGCGGGTGCAGCTGGAGCAGGCCGGGGCAAGGCAGGTGCTGCGGGTGCGGGGGGCACGGAGCGGGGATGCAGGGGAGTACCTGTGCGACACGCCCCAGGACAGCCGCATCTTCCTCGTCAGCGTGGAAG AGCCTCCGCTGGCCAGGCTGGTCTCAGAGCTGACACCACTAACCGTCCACGAGGGTGACGATGCCACGTTCCGGTGTGAGGTCTCCCCACCAGACGCCGATGTCACCTGGCTACGCAATGGGACCGTCGTCACTCCAGGGCCCCAGCTAGAGATAGCGCAGAACGGTTCCAGCCGCACGCTGACCGTGCGGGGCTGCCAGCTGGACGACGCCGGCACCGTGACTGCCCGTGCAGGGGGCACGGCCACCAGCGCCCGGCTCCACGTTCGAG aaacgGAGCTGCTGTTCCTGCGGCGCCTGCAGGATGTGCGGGCGGAGGAAGGCCAGGACGTGTGCCTCCAGGTGGAGACAGGTCGAGTGGGCGCAGCAGGGGCCGTGCGCTGGGTGCGAGGTGGGGAGCCCTTGCCCCGCGACTCTCGCATGTCCGTGGCCCAGGATGGCCACGTCTGCAGCCTCTTCATCCACGGCGTCGTGCTGGCCGACCAGGGCACCTACGGCTGTGAGAGCCGCCACGATCGCACCCTGGCCAGGCTCAGCGTGAGGC CAAAGCAGCTGAGGGTGCTACGGCCTCTGGAGGATGTGACCATCGTTGAGGGGGGTAGTGCCACCTTCCAGCTGGAGCTGTCCCAGGAGGGTGTGACTGGGGAGTGGGCCCGGGGTGGAGTCCGGCTGCAGCCGGGCCCCAAGTGCCACATGCATGCAGAGAGCCACACTCACCGCCTGGTACTCAGTGGCCTGGGCCTGGCCGACTCGGGCTGCATCTCCTTCACGGCGGATTCCCTGCGCTGTGCGGCCAGACTCACTGTGAGAG AGGCCCCAGTGACCATTGTGAGGGGGCCACAGGACCTAGAGGTGACCGAGGGAGACACAGCTACATTGGAGTGCGAGCTTTCCCAGGCCTTGGCCGATGTCACCTGGGAGAAG GACGGGCGCCCGCTCACGCCCAGCCCCCGGCTCAGGCTCCAGGCCCTCGGCACGCGTCGCCTGCTCCAGCTGCGGCGCTGCGGCCCCTTGGACGCCGGCACCTACAGCTGTGCGGTGGGGGCGGCTCGCGCCGGGCCGGTCCGCCTGCTCGTGCGCG agcgcAGCGTGTCGGTGCTCTCCGGGCTCCGGCCGGTGCGCGCCCGCGAGGGGGACAGCGCCACGTTCGAGTGCACCGTGTCGGAGGTGGAGGCCGCGGGGAGCTGGGAGCTCGGAGGCCGTCCGCTGAGGCCCGGAGGCCACGTCCGCATCCGACAGGAAG GGAGGAAACATATTCTGGTGCTGAGCGAGCTGCGCCCGGAGGACGCCGGTGAGGTCCGCTTCCAGGCGGGACCCGCCCAGTCCGTGGCTCAGCTGGAGGTGGAGG ccctgcctctccaAATGTGCCGCCGCCCCCCTCGAGAGAAGACCGTTCTGGTGGGCCGCAGGGCGGTGCTGGAGGTGACCGTGTCCCGCTCGGGGGGCCACGTGTGCTGGATGCGGGAGGGGGTCGAGCTGTGCCCCGGAGACAAGTATGAGCTGCGCAGCCACGGCCCCACCCACAGCCTGGTCATCCATGACGTGCGACCTGAGGACCAGGGCACCTACTGCTGCCAGGCCGGCCGGGACAGCGCCCACACTCGTCTGCTGGTAGAGG GTAGCTAG